One Nonomuraea angiospora DNA segment encodes these proteins:
- the glnII gene encoding glutamine synthetase, producing MSYKAEYIWIDGTEPTALLRSKTRILADGAEPPVWGFDGSSTNQAEGHSSDRVLRPVFVCPDPIRGGDNVLVLCEVEEINGDSHVSNTRALLRPIAEKYAAQESWFGIEQEYTFFKGSRPLGFPEGGFPAPQGHYYCGVGAEAVFGREIVELHLDRCLAAGLKISGINAEVMPGQWEFQVGPAGPLEVSDHLWVARYLLYRTAEEFGVEATLDAKPARGDWNGAGAHTNFSTKAMREGYDAIITACEALGEGDKPMEHVTQYGADIESRLTGHHETAPWNKYTYGVSDRGASVRIPWQVEVEKKGYIEDRRPNANVDPYVVTRLLVNTCCAALEKAGQV from the coding sequence GTGAGCTACAAGGCTGAGTACATCTGGATCGACGGCACCGAGCCCACGGCTCTGCTGCGCTCGAAGACGAGGATCCTCGCCGACGGGGCCGAGCCGCCGGTCTGGGGCTTCGACGGCTCCAGCACCAACCAGGCCGAGGGGCACTCGTCGGACCGCGTGCTCCGCCCGGTGTTCGTCTGCCCCGACCCGATTCGCGGCGGTGACAACGTCCTGGTCCTCTGCGAGGTCGAGGAGATCAACGGCGACTCGCACGTCAGCAACACCCGCGCGCTGCTGCGCCCGATCGCCGAGAAGTACGCCGCCCAGGAGTCCTGGTTCGGCATCGAGCAGGAGTACACCTTCTTCAAGGGCAGCCGCCCGCTCGGCTTCCCCGAGGGCGGCTTCCCCGCCCCGCAGGGCCACTACTACTGCGGCGTGGGCGCCGAGGCCGTGTTCGGCCGCGAGATCGTCGAGCTGCACCTCGACCGCTGCCTCGCCGCCGGTCTGAAGATCTCCGGCATCAACGCCGAGGTCATGCCCGGCCAGTGGGAGTTCCAGGTCGGCCCGGCCGGCCCGCTCGAGGTCTCCGACCACCTGTGGGTCGCCCGCTACCTGCTCTACCGGACCGCCGAGGAGTTCGGCGTCGAGGCCACCCTCGACGCCAAGCCCGCCCGCGGCGACTGGAACGGCGCCGGCGCGCACACCAACTTCTCGACCAAGGCCATGCGCGAGGGCTACGACGCCATCATCACCGCCTGCGAGGCGCTCGGTGAGGGCGACAAGCCGATGGAGCACGTCACCCAGTACGGCGCCGACATCGAGTCCCGCCTCACCGGCCACCACGAGACCGCCCCGTGGAACAAGTACACCTACGGCGTGTCCGACCGCGGCGCGTCCGTGCGCATCCCGTGGCAGGTCGAGGTGGAGAAGAAGGGCTACATCGAGGACCGTCGCCCCAACGCCAACGTCGACCCGTACGTGGTCACCCGCCTGCTGGTCAACACCTGCTGCGCGGCCCTGGAGAAGGCCGGCCAGGTCTGA
- a CDS encoding AAA family ATPase, producing the protein MTTTNHHEGLRAPGSGPSDPESVTRKKMQFWDRSKFLIALLVAYLILTWKVMADWQGVVTFTEAAQKIAYEYQWIFWLLGVEVARQLHFLVSEHWSAYHRFWSHRVFGGFERWTHRRFDDWTRYRLSRALKVAFFVVLTALVLGAVLDVSPFVAVMQAPALLWNAMPFLIQIVFLFFVVIIQFVGLFWFLSRGGVETYFPDDIKTRFHDVWGQDHVVERVRENIVFLERPDEIERRGGYVPSGLLLWGPPGTGKTLMAEAVAGETGKPYVFVDPGAFTNMFMGVGILKVKGLFRKLRKLALRYGGVIVFFDEADSLGKRGRLAQQGPPGQGGFSGLSGVNGCHGLNYLSEETRQVLAFRARRESPDEPERRNRFFMGGGMNGSGDPGTLQALLTELSGLKKPRGFFNRLVRRLLGMRPKPPPKYRILVMMATNRPDALDEALLRPGRIDRIYKVGYPSKAGRVRTYQGYFDKVWHELTPEQIDKLATITPYATGATIKDLVNESLITAIRDGREIITWSDVLRAKRLKQLGPPEDVEYIERERHAVAVHEACHAVVAYVTRFHLEIDIATIEKGADYLGMVASIKPEDQFTRWKSEHEADIMVSLASLAGERMFFGEDNSSGVSGDLYSATYLTAMMESYWGMGSGVTSLPALQELEILGGKAVRKSRPGGGGSIGITDREPARNQPDLTPDVLGERIEFNLVRLLEKTEELLQEHRREVLCVAHALETHKTLNGDDVVAIIRREPGPLIDGTIYASDELCRELEDYHRDAARAHKEHSHIERDLPGPVEEPVEPQPVAYGGPGVTAVQLAPPAVQPSVIQAPLPITHEVNGEVAERPEFVPWAAASPPPAPVPVVVGTPAATPVPPPAPRRAGRVWLVVASLLGLVALSIIAALAVTGTVAGVGTNAATSTVASPGLLLLLFVVVVAVIVGAGLALVAVKGVRAAQAKAERERDQAHARAQLLAAAMDPDTAMRLLGYDGNGTEGRT; encoded by the coding sequence TTGACCACGACCAATCACCATGAAGGGCTGCGTGCCCCCGGCAGCGGGCCCTCCGACCCCGAATCCGTGACCAGAAAGAAGATGCAGTTCTGGGACCGGAGCAAATTCCTCATCGCCCTGCTGGTGGCCTACCTCATTCTCACGTGGAAGGTGATGGCCGACTGGCAGGGCGTCGTCACGTTCACCGAGGCCGCCCAGAAGATCGCGTACGAATATCAATGGATCTTCTGGTTGCTCGGCGTGGAGGTCGCGCGGCAACTCCACTTCCTGGTCAGCGAGCACTGGTCGGCCTACCACCGTTTCTGGAGCCACCGGGTGTTCGGCGGCTTCGAGCGCTGGACGCACCGGCGCTTCGACGACTGGACGAGGTACCGGCTCTCGCGGGCGCTCAAGGTCGCCTTCTTCGTGGTGCTGACGGCCCTGGTGCTGGGGGCGGTGCTGGACGTCAGCCCGTTCGTGGCGGTGATGCAGGCGCCGGCGCTGCTCTGGAACGCGATGCCGTTCCTGATCCAGATCGTCTTCCTGTTCTTCGTGGTCATCATCCAGTTCGTGGGCCTGTTCTGGTTCCTGTCCAGGGGCGGCGTGGAGACGTACTTCCCCGACGACATCAAGACCCGCTTCCACGACGTGTGGGGGCAGGACCACGTGGTCGAGCGCGTCCGGGAGAACATCGTCTTCCTCGAACGCCCCGACGAGATCGAGCGGCGCGGCGGGTACGTCCCCAGCGGCCTGCTGCTGTGGGGGCCGCCGGGCACCGGCAAGACCCTCATGGCCGAGGCCGTCGCGGGTGAGACCGGCAAGCCGTACGTGTTCGTGGATCCGGGCGCGTTCACGAACATGTTCATGGGCGTCGGCATCCTGAAGGTCAAGGGGCTGTTCAGGAAGCTGCGCAAGCTGGCGCTCCGGTACGGCGGCGTGATCGTCTTCTTCGACGAGGCCGACTCGCTCGGCAAGCGCGGCCGCCTCGCCCAGCAGGGCCCGCCCGGGCAGGGCGGCTTCTCCGGCCTGTCCGGCGTCAACGGCTGCCACGGGCTCAACTACCTGTCCGAGGAGACCCGCCAGGTGCTGGCCTTCCGGGCCAGGCGCGAGTCGCCCGACGAGCCGGAGCGGCGCAACCGCTTCTTCATGGGCGGCGGCATGAACGGCTCGGGCGACCCGGGCACGCTGCAGGCACTGCTCACCGAGCTGTCCGGGCTCAAGAAGCCGCGCGGGTTCTTCAACCGGCTCGTCCGCAGGCTGCTCGGCATGCGGCCCAAGCCGCCGCCCAAGTACCGCATCCTCGTCATGATGGCCACGAACCGGCCCGACGCGCTCGACGAGGCGCTGCTGCGGCCCGGCCGCATCGACCGCATCTACAAGGTCGGCTACCCGTCCAAGGCCGGCCGGGTCCGCACGTACCAGGGCTACTTCGACAAGGTGTGGCACGAGCTCACCCCGGAGCAGATCGACAAGCTGGCCACGATCACCCCGTACGCCACCGGCGCCACGATCAAGGACCTGGTCAACGAGTCGCTGATCACCGCCATCAGGGACGGGCGCGAGATCATCACCTGGTCGGACGTGCTGCGGGCCAAGCGGCTCAAGCAGCTCGGCCCGCCCGAGGACGTCGAGTACATCGAGCGCGAGCGGCACGCCGTGGCCGTGCACGAGGCCTGCCACGCCGTCGTGGCGTACGTGACCCGCTTCCACCTCGAGATCGACATCGCCACCATCGAGAAGGGCGCCGACTACCTCGGCATGGTCGCCTCGATCAAGCCCGAGGACCAGTTCACCCGGTGGAAGTCCGAGCACGAGGCCGACATCATGGTCTCCCTGGCCTCGCTGGCCGGCGAGCGGATGTTCTTCGGGGAGGACAACTCCTCCGGGGTCTCCGGCGACCTCTACTCGGCCACGTACCTGACCGCCATGATGGAGTCGTACTGGGGCATGGGCTCCGGCGTCACCTCGCTGCCGGCGCTGCAGGAGCTGGAGATCCTGGGCGGCAAGGCCGTGCGCAAGTCGCGCCCCGGCGGGGGCGGCTCCATCGGCATCACCGACAGGGAGCCCGCCAGGAACCAGCCCGACCTGACCCCCGACGTGCTGGGGGAGCGGATCGAGTTCAACCTGGTGCGGCTGCTGGAGAAGACCGAGGAGCTGCTGCAGGAGCACCGCAGGGAGGTGCTCTGCGTGGCGCACGCGCTGGAGACGCACAAGACGCTCAACGGCGACGACGTGGTGGCCATCATCCGCAGGGAGCCCGGGCCGCTCATCGACGGCACGATCTACGCCTCCGACGAGCTCTGCCGGGAGCTGGAGGACTACCACCGCGACGCGGCCAGGGCCCACAAGGAGCACAGCCACATCGAGCGGGACCTGCCCGGACCGGTGGAGGAGCCGGTCGAGCCGCAGCCGGTCGCCTACGGCGGTCCCGGCGTGACGGCCGTCCAGCTCGCGCCCCCGGCGGTGCAGCCCTCGGTGATCCAGGCTCCGCTCCCCATCACGCACGAGGTGAACGGAGAGGTGGCCGAACGCCCCGAGTTCGTGCCGTGGGCGGCGGCCTCGCCGCCTCCCGCGCCCGTGCCCGTCGTGGTGGGGACACCGGCCGCGACCCCGGTCCCGCCCCCGGCGCCGCGGCGCGCGGGCCGGGTCTGGCTGGTCGTGGCCAGCCTGCTCGGGCTCGTGGCGCTGTCCATCATCGCGGCGCTCGCGGTGACCGGCACGGTGGCGGGCGTCGGCACGAACGCGGCCACCTCGACCGTGGCCTCGCCGGGCCTGCTGCTCCTGCTGTTCGTCGTGGTGGTCGCGGTGATCGTGGGCGCCGGGCTCGCGCTCGTCGCGGTCAAGGGGGTACGCGCCGCGCAGGCCAAGGCCGAACGCGAACGCGACCAGGCCCACGCCCGCGCCCAGCTCCTGGCCGCGGCGATGGATCCCGACACGGCGATGCGGCTGCTCGGCTACGACGGGAACGGAACGGAGGGCCGTACCTGA
- a CDS encoding NACHT domain-containing protein, whose protein sequence is MPGIEAALTAAGKSIAERAMREWLATRAAHKERGSELKDLIQGGFRDRLAPRKFDNQLQGIALAVEGRLSRLLDQEFRGLDEQARAAVLLEVVHALRQADLSDAALFEADADPAKLAGRVIARLPEPRLGEAEDQLYGVLLAECVDCLTGMMRQLPQYVPRAATESLARLSGLAEGMERLLARMPLRTLEAPEGRQDDDAFQRHYLGFVSRTLDEVELFGVRVENYRPRTSLSVAYISLNVSAGERGRRAPERLSVASLTGRPTAELGTERIESALGRERLMLLRGDAGSGKSTLLRWLAVTAARGDFSGALSDWNGCVPLMIKLRSHAEGRFPAPPAFLDDIAQEVSGRMPRGWVERVLESGRGLLLVDGVDELLVRHRPAVREWLSRLLAAYPGMRVVVTSRPTAADARWLADEGFAAATLEPMTPGDLRELIRQWHVAMRDCPSLPCAPEELEGYEVALLARMESNPHLGVVASTPLLAAMLCALNLDRRTQLPPNRMGFYNSVLSLLLDRRDAERRITDEVSLDPDQKVWILRDLAWRLVSMGRSELSKATALKSVERKLASMTRMPYPAADVLEHLLRRSGVLREPVPGRIDFAHRTVQEYLAAGQLVEDEDVDAAVERAHLDQWREVVVMAAGHATGRVRRELLAGLLDRADQGGPHSRRLRLLVAGCLETIQEIPVELRDRIEACLAEVIPPRSEVEAGMLAAVGEEILRRLPDDLSRLSPLRAAHTVRTAWLINGPEALDKLAGYAADQRWAVRKELNEGWNYYDADAYARRVLAGVDTATIPDIRLLRAVAHLREAKALTVNLEESLTDLGFLRNVPQVKILNLHDVDTDSLEDVEALPALEALWVSLDTPRPLDLEVLSKLPRLSDLTIWNAGFDDLSFLDRIPRLLALGLDLPPGDQTDWMGPLSRQTELRELYIYRSHRPIPPETFAGMRHLNSLTLGAPGEIGDCLKGLPRASMETLQLIGPARLDLAELEHFRLGGLWLRDLDIGDLSPLRSQEHLVQLGLDGCRMVADLAPLAQLPHLQTLRLVDTLDVIDLAPLAGKRGLAVVLSAHQRVANEHLLRGTVKIRYLGT, encoded by the coding sequence ATGCCAGGCATTGAGGCGGCGCTGACGGCCGCGGGCAAGTCGATCGCCGAACGTGCCATGCGGGAGTGGCTCGCCACCCGGGCCGCGCACAAGGAGCGCGGTTCGGAGCTCAAGGACCTCATCCAGGGCGGCTTCCGTGACCGGCTGGCGCCCAGGAAGTTCGACAACCAGCTCCAGGGCATCGCGCTGGCGGTGGAGGGGCGGCTGTCCCGGCTGCTGGATCAGGAGTTCCGCGGGCTGGACGAGCAGGCGCGGGCCGCCGTGCTGCTGGAGGTGGTTCACGCCCTGCGGCAGGCGGACCTGTCCGACGCCGCCCTCTTCGAGGCCGACGCCGACCCCGCCAAGCTCGCCGGGCGCGTCATCGCGCGGCTGCCGGAGCCCCGGCTCGGGGAGGCGGAGGACCAGCTGTACGGGGTGCTGCTCGCCGAATGCGTCGACTGCCTGACGGGCATGATGCGCCAGCTCCCCCAGTACGTGCCGCGGGCGGCCACGGAGAGCCTGGCCCGGCTGAGCGGCCTGGCCGAGGGCATGGAACGCCTGCTCGCCCGCATGCCCCTGCGGACGCTGGAGGCGCCCGAGGGCCGCCAGGACGACGACGCGTTCCAGCGCCACTACCTCGGCTTCGTCAGCCGCACTCTGGACGAGGTGGAGCTGTTCGGGGTGCGGGTGGAGAACTACCGCCCCCGAACGTCGCTGAGCGTCGCCTACATCAGCCTCAACGTCTCGGCCGGCGAGCGCGGGCGCCGCGCCCCCGAACGCCTCTCGGTCGCCTCGCTCACCGGCCGCCCCACGGCGGAGCTCGGCACCGAGCGCATCGAGTCGGCGCTGGGCCGCGAACGCCTCATGTTGCTGCGCGGCGACGCGGGCTCGGGCAAGAGCACGCTGCTGCGCTGGCTGGCCGTCACCGCCGCCCGCGGCGACTTCTCCGGCGCCCTGTCCGACTGGAACGGCTGCGTCCCCCTGATGATCAAGCTCCGCAGCCACGCCGAGGGCAGGTTCCCCGCGCCGCCCGCGTTCCTGGACGACATCGCCCAGGAGGTCTCCGGACGCATGCCGCGCGGGTGGGTGGAGCGGGTGCTGGAGTCCGGCCGCGGGCTGCTGCTGGTGGACGGCGTGGACGAGCTGCTGGTACGGCACCGCCCGGCCGTGCGGGAGTGGCTGTCGCGGCTGCTGGCCGCGTACCCGGGGATGCGCGTGGTGGTGACCTCGCGGCCGACCGCGGCGGACGCGCGGTGGCTGGCCGACGAGGGGTTCGCGGCGGCGACGCTCGAGCCGATGACGCCCGGCGACCTGCGGGAGCTCATCCGGCAGTGGCACGTGGCGATGCGCGACTGCCCCAGCCTGCCGTGCGCGCCCGAGGAGCTGGAGGGCTACGAGGTCGCGCTGCTGGCCCGCATGGAGTCCAACCCCCACCTGGGGGTCGTGGCGTCGACGCCGCTGCTGGCCGCAATGTTGTGCGCGCTCAACCTCGACCGCCGCACGCAGCTGCCGCCCAATCGGATGGGCTTCTACAACTCGGTGCTCAGCCTGCTGCTGGACCGGCGGGACGCCGAACGCCGGATCACCGACGAGGTCTCCCTGGACCCTGACCAGAAGGTCTGGATCCTGCGCGACCTCGCCTGGCGGCTGGTGTCCATGGGGCGGTCGGAGCTGTCGAAGGCCACGGCGCTGAAGAGCGTCGAGCGCAAGCTGGCCTCGATGACCCGCATGCCATATCCGGCCGCCGACGTGCTCGAACACCTGCTCCGCCGGTCCGGCGTGCTGCGCGAGCCGGTGCCCGGCCGCATCGACTTCGCCCACCGTACGGTGCAGGAGTACCTCGCGGCGGGCCAGCTCGTGGAGGACGAGGACGTGGACGCGGCGGTCGAGCGCGCGCATCTGGACCAGTGGCGCGAGGTCGTGGTGATGGCCGCCGGGCACGCGACCGGCCGCGTGCGCAGGGAGCTGCTGGCGGGCCTGCTGGACCGCGCCGACCAGGGCGGGCCGCACTCGCGGCGGCTGCGGTTACTGGTGGCGGGGTGCCTGGAGACGATCCAGGAGATCCCGGTGGAGCTGCGCGACCGCATCGAGGCGTGCCTGGCTGAGGTGATCCCGCCGCGCTCGGAGGTGGAGGCGGGCATGCTGGCGGCGGTGGGCGAGGAGATCCTGCGGCGGCTGCCCGACGACCTGTCCCGTCTGTCGCCGCTGCGGGCGGCCCACACGGTGCGGACCGCCTGGTTGATCAACGGGCCGGAGGCGCTGGACAAGCTCGCGGGGTACGCGGCCGATCAGCGGTGGGCTGTCCGCAAGGAGCTCAACGAGGGCTGGAACTACTACGACGCCGACGCCTACGCACGACGCGTCCTGGCCGGAGTGGACACGGCCACGATCCCCGACATCCGTCTTCTTCGCGCGGTGGCGCACTTGCGCGAGGCCAAGGCCCTGACCGTCAACCTGGAAGAGTCGCTCACCGACCTCGGCTTCCTACGGAACGTACCGCAGGTGAAGATCCTCAACCTGCACGACGTCGACACGGACTCCCTGGAGGACGTGGAGGCGTTGCCCGCATTGGAGGCGCTCTGGGTCTCGCTCGACACACCACGCCCCCTCGACCTGGAGGTTCTGTCCAAGCTTCCCCGGCTGAGTGATCTCACGATCTGGAACGCCGGATTCGACGATCTGAGCTTTCTCGATCGGATCCCGCGATTGCTGGCACTGGGTCTGGATCTCCCGCCCGGCGATCAGACCGACTGGATGGGCCCGCTGTCTCGGCAAACCGAGCTGCGGGAGTTGTACATCTATCGCAGCCACCGACCGATACCGCCCGAGACGTTCGCCGGAATGCGTCACCTGAATTCGCTCACGTTGGGCGCGCCCGGGGAGATCGGCGACTGCCTGAAGGGCCTGCCGCGGGCTTCGATGGAGACACTGCAGCTCATCGGCCCGGCACGGCTGGACCTGGCGGAGCTGGAGCACTTCCGCCTCGGAGGCCTCTGGCTGCGGGATCTCGACATCGGCGATCTCAGCCCGCTCCGCAGCCAGGAGCACCTCGTCCAGTTGGGCCTAGACGGTTGCCGCATGGTGGCCGACCTCGCGCCGCTCGCGCAGCTCCCGCATCTGCAGACATTGCGCCTTGTAGACACGCTCGACGTCATCGACCTCGCGCCTCTGGCGGGAAAGCGAGGTCTCGCCGTGGTCCTCAGTGCCCATCAACGCGTCGCCAACGAGCACCTGCTCCGCGGCACCGTCAAGATCCGGTACCTCGGCACCTGA
- a CDS encoding UTP--glucose-1-phosphate uridylyltransferase, with protein sequence MVHKAVIPVAGLGSRLLPLTRALPKEMLPIGDKPVIEHTIRELVDSGIDEITIVTSSRKDLIQRHFAPDADLELQLRASGKDDLADAVAELSSLAHITYLFQNGPYGNGTPVLNAARVIGDEPFMVLWADDVFVAEVPRAKQLKAAYDATQAPVLALMPMAVEDASRYGVPIVKEDLGGGRLLISGLVEKPSPEQAPSRYAAIGGYVVTPGVVEELHEQTRRWHENPQGEIYLTDALHRHAADHPVYGQVIDGTWWDTGSPLNYLKAQFAAALAHPRFGPELRKLAQESS encoded by the coding sequence ATGGTCCACAAAGCCGTCATCCCCGTGGCCGGCCTCGGTTCGCGGCTGCTGCCGCTGACCAGGGCGCTGCCCAAGGAGATGCTGCCGATCGGCGACAAGCCCGTCATCGAGCACACCATCCGGGAGCTCGTGGACTCCGGCATCGACGAGATCACCATCGTCACCTCGTCCCGCAAGGATCTCATCCAGCGGCACTTCGCCCCCGACGCCGACCTCGAGCTCCAGCTGCGCGCTTCGGGCAAGGACGACCTGGCCGACGCGGTGGCGGAGCTGTCGTCGCTGGCCCACATCACGTACCTGTTCCAGAACGGCCCCTACGGCAACGGCACGCCCGTGCTCAACGCCGCCCGCGTCATCGGCGACGAGCCGTTCATGGTGCTGTGGGCCGACGACGTGTTCGTGGCCGAGGTGCCCAGGGCCAAGCAGCTCAAGGCCGCGTACGACGCCACCCAGGCCCCCGTGCTGGCCCTGATGCCGATGGCCGTCGAGGACGCCTCGCGCTACGGCGTGCCGATCGTCAAGGAGGACCTCGGCGGCGGCCGCCTGCTGATCTCCGGGCTGGTGGAGAAGCCGTCCCCCGAGCAGGCTCCCTCCCGGTACGCCGCCATCGGCGGATATGTCGTCACCCCGGGCGTCGTCGAGGAGCTCCACGAGCAGACGCGCAGGTGGCACGAGAACCCGCAGGGCGAGATCTACCTCACCGACGCCCTGCACCGGCACGCCGCGGACCACCCGGTGTACGGGCAGGTGATCGACGGCACCTGGTGGGACACGGGCTCGCCGCTCAACTACCTCAAGGCCCAGTTCGCCGCCGCGCTGGCGCACCCGAGGTTCGGGCCGGAGCTGCGCAAGCTCGCCCAGGAGAGCAGCTGA
- a CDS encoding aldehyde dehydrogenase family protein: protein MSRQIVSIVGGKETGSATTYPSTNPARPGEVVAHVGLADAGTFAAACRTAKEAQREWAKVPAPVRGRVIASIGRLVEANAERLAHLVTEEIGKPYAEALGEVREIVDTCDFFLGEGRRLYGQTVPSEMPAKNLFTFRNPIGVAAVVTAGNFPVAVPSWYLVPALLCGNAVVWKPAEYAAASAHAMYQLFVAAGLPDGVLNIVFADGAATYEGLEQALGEGSVQKVGFTGSSEVGRKIGELTGRHLQSACLELGGKNPMVIMPDADLDLAVEGALFSGFGTAGQRCTSLGTVIVHESVHDEFVERFARAVGEARIGDPEEDVLAGPLLDQKFADRYEEYLTWIQPHHQVVSGNIGKITEDNPRRDFDGDSANGGGLYYHPVVVDGVRPTDRLFLEETFGPIVGVTTFSTLDEAIELANLPGYGLSSSIYTTDPQHAFRFREGISAGMVSVNNSTSGAEAHLPFGGNGKSGNGSRQSGMWVLDQFTRWQAMNWDHSGRLQKAQMDVAEIEPDLAFRLP from the coding sequence GTGAGCCGTCAGATCGTTTCCATCGTGGGTGGCAAGGAGACGGGAAGCGCCACCACGTACCCGTCGACCAACCCGGCGCGCCCGGGCGAGGTCGTGGCCCACGTCGGGCTGGCCGACGCCGGCACGTTCGCCGCCGCCTGCCGCACCGCCAAGGAGGCCCAGCGCGAGTGGGCCAAGGTGCCCGCGCCGGTGCGCGGCCGGGTGATCGCCTCCATCGGCCGGCTGGTCGAGGCCAACGCCGAGCGGCTGGCCCACCTGGTGACGGAGGAGATCGGCAAGCCGTACGCCGAGGCCCTCGGCGAGGTGCGGGAGATCGTCGACACCTGCGACTTCTTCCTGGGCGAGGGCCGCAGGCTGTACGGGCAGACGGTCCCGTCGGAGATGCCGGCCAAGAACCTGTTCACGTTCCGCAACCCGATCGGCGTGGCGGCGGTCGTCACCGCGGGCAACTTCCCGGTCGCCGTCCCGTCGTGGTACCTGGTCCCGGCGCTGCTCTGCGGCAACGCCGTCGTCTGGAAGCCCGCCGAGTACGCCGCCGCCTCCGCGCACGCCATGTACCAGCTCTTCGTGGCCGCCGGGCTGCCCGACGGCGTGCTGAACATCGTGTTCGCCGACGGCGCCGCCACGTACGAGGGCCTGGAGCAGGCCCTCGGCGAGGGGAGCGTGCAGAAGGTCGGGTTCACCGGCTCCAGCGAGGTCGGCCGGAAGATCGGCGAGCTGACCGGGCGGCACCTTCAGTCGGCCTGCCTGGAGCTGGGCGGCAAGAATCCGATGGTGATCATGCCGGACGCCGACCTCGACCTGGCCGTGGAGGGCGCGCTGTTCTCCGGTTTCGGTACGGCCGGTCAGCGCTGCACGAGCCTGGGCACGGTGATCGTGCACGAGAGCGTGCACGACGAGTTCGTGGAGCGGTTCGCGCGGGCCGTGGGCGAGGCCAGGATCGGCGACCCCGAGGAGGACGTGCTGGCGGGCCCGCTGCTCGACCAGAAGTTCGCAGATCGGTACGAGGAGTACCTGACCTGGATCCAGCCCCACCACCAGGTCGTGTCCGGAAATATCGGGAAAATTACGGAGGACAACCCGCGCCGCGACTTCGACGGCGACAGCGCCAACGGCGGGGGCCTCTACTACCATCCGGTGGTCGTCGACGGCGTCCGGCCCACCGACCGCCTCTTCCTGGAGGAGACGTTCGGCCCGATCGTCGGCGTGACCACCTTCAGCACCCTCGACGAGGCCATCGAGCTGGCCAACCTGCCCGGCTACGGCCTGTCGAGCTCCATCTACACCACCGACCCGCAGCACGCCTTCCGCTTCCGCGAGGGCATCTCGGCGGGCATGGTCAGCGTCAACAACTCGACCTCGGGCGCCGAGGCCCACCTCCCGTTCGGCGGCAACGGCAAGTCCGGCAACGGCAGCCGCCAGTCCGGCATGTGGGTGCTCGACCAGTTCACCCGCTGGCAGGCGATGAACTGGGACCATTCGGGCCGCCTGCAGAAGGCCCAGATGGACGTCGCCGAGATCGAGCCCGACCTGGCCTTCCGCCTGCCGTAG